The following is a genomic window from Solanum lycopersicum chromosome 6, SLM_r2.1.
ATTGCAGAATGTATCAATGGTTGTCTTGTTGAAGCACGCCAATTAACTATATTAGAATTCTTGGAAGAGGTTAGAATTCTTTTTGGATCTTGGCATTGCAAAAACAGAGAAGTAGCCTCATACACAAAGGACACATAAGGTAGAAAATTTGAGGAATTGTTGATTATAAACGCAGCTAAAAGTTCAAAAATGGAGGTATGTATCATTAAATgatactttatattatatatatctaattcTGTGTATCATTATGctttttttaacatgatttggtttttaaaagttatatatttaaaatttttgatgtaCACAGGTTGTTCCATCATCTGAGTTTATTTTCTCGGTTTATGAAAATGGAAGAAGATATATTGTTTGTTTTGAGCGGAAAGTATGTTGTTGTGGTAGATTTCAACTAGATGAGATACCTTGTTCACATGCAATAGCtgtattgaaaaaaaagaatgtcaccGATATGAATCCGTATTGCTCTGATTATTACAAGCCTGATGCGTTggcaaaaacatatgaaattccAATGGTGCCAATGCCAGATAAGAAAGATTGGTCAGATCCTAAACACGTGGTAGCTGAAACTGTGTATCCACCTAGATACAGAAGATCATCTGGACgactaagaaaaagaagaagaaagaatgcaGATGAAAAGATTTCGGTGAACACAAATTGTTGTGGACAATGTGGACAAGAAGGGCACAAcagaagaacttgtactttctaCCCAAAAGAGAAGTGAATTTGTCGTAATGTTTCTATGatataaagaataatttatcACGTAAACATTTAAATGAATTTCAGTTTTAATTACGACTGCAAATTGAACACTTTGTGTTTAGATAAATAAACGTACAAACATGTGGTAATTACATTTGAAGTcgtgcttatgattataaatactTTCTTATTATTGGTGTTGGTAAAAATACTTGtgtcaatatttgttttgaatatataaatctTATGCTACAGTAAGATAACataatgtacatgatacatatggttaatctagtgtatcatgtacatttattgtgtattttttgTACACATTGTTTATATAAAGTATCATGTACTTTTAGTGTGTATCATTGGTTTGCACAATGATACATCTCCAttagataaaaaatacaaatatattgttaATGTTATTGAGTACTTTAGAATGACTATAAATCATGTATCatgtgaatttatataatttaacttgtgtAATGCTTTTTTTGATATGCTTTTATTGAAATATACAGTAaataattttcctttaaaaaaataatagcaatTCATATGAATATGCTATTCAATTTACGTAAGTATCTTGTAAAATTTAAGGATTAGAGTGTAACATATTGTACATTATACATACGGTTTGGCCAATGTATCAGTTATTTTTAGTGTGTTTCTGTTACATATGTATCATTTGGTTTTGGCAGTGTATCAtctagattaaataaaaaatttaaaaatctttatgtctatgtttgattataaatactttgattatactttattaaatgatttaaacCTGGTTTTGTCagtatatttattatgtctatttttaattaaaaatttaaaaatgtttatgtctatcatttgatatttatatcttcaatataaacaaatttgttacgtaatgtgaaaaaaatattcatggaaattgataaaaccaaaaaaataacattaaaaaggataaaaatagttgttcaataacatataaaaataataaatataacattaaaacattGTTTTATCATGAAATGCTACGCTATGTGAACTAAATCTTCTTCTGGTGGTGGTGTGACTACGCCCCTGGATTTTGGTGGATCATCATTGTCGCTAACATATCCGCACTTAGCCTTCTCAATTCCATAACTCCACAGCAATGCTCCATATCTTTGACGCAGGTAATCAGGATTAAAATCAGCATAAGATATATTGATTTGGTCACTGATATACTCGGCAAATGCAGTAACATATAACCCACAGTCTCTACAAAAAATacagaataaattaaaaacttaatgatacattaaaaagggCAACTGAAAAAATTCTTGATACTTACAGGCTATCGCTTTCCTGTGTAGGGATGTCTTGTGCAAATTCTATCATGAAAGGAACTTGAGGCTCCAGAAGTGATCCATTATTGTTGTCTTTATATGCTTGACAATCAGCAAAATTTGTGcgttcattttcttcaaaaaaaccACTGTCAAGTAGGTATGAAGGAAGCATtttagacaacatcttgatctCATGAGGAATTGTTTGTTTCCTTGTGCTAATTGATGAGTCAAAAACCCTTATCAACCTGTTTTTCAACTCAACAACAGCCAACACCCAATGGAATTGTTGATCACAGTTAATTGGGATGTAGACCTCATCTACAAGATGCCATGGTAAAGCAGCTGGTATTCCAAACCctttgatgatgttaattattGACCTCTCATGTACAGATACAATTGAAGCGCGATCAATATGTTCTTGTGTAGTAAgactatcatcatcatcgtccatGTAATATCTATCATAACAGTTTTTTACATGTGACATGAACAAACAGTGGGTTGTTGTGTATCTGTATTGATCCATGCtgcaaagttttgattttttacgaAGGTAGTAAAAAATCACATCGATGTGctataaacaaaatgaaaacagagtaagaaattatttacatctaaacaatataaaaaaagaaatataattatgtgaatATAGTATGATACTTTTGCAAATTAAATAGTATGATACTTATACATAATGTATCATTgctaattaaatagtatgataCTTATAGATAATGTATCATGACGTTATAATATAGTTATGACTGatacatatttcataaatagtttaatattttacCTCATCAGACCAACACTTGTTTGGCTATGACATGGCATAAAACCAATTCTTGTTCATTGGAAAagcaacaacaaagtccatcatCGTAAATCCAAAAGAAGAAGATCTTGATCTGTATTTATCGTCCGATGGGTTCCTGCATATATGATACTTAAGTTTTCAATGTATCCACATGATACATAACACTCAATTATTTACAGTTTTTATATAACAAAGTATAATGAATTAGTTGTATATAAAATGATTACGCCTAACactgagaaaaaaaatgtataaaacttacttattgttatgattttttagaaGCCCCCTCAACAACCAATTCATGTAATCCTCAATCAGTTTCGGTGAAACTTTATCTGCAATGCCACATCCTTCGAACGGGAAATGGAGTCGAGCCATatccttcaatttctcttttcccttttcGCTTGACCCAAGAGAAGTACAATATGGAGATTGAATCCTTCTCGAAGGCATTCTATTTCTATGCGCAGGAGTGACTGCATCAGTTTTAACAGCAATCCCCGTTATTGGAATTTCAGTGGGTAATTGACTGTCGGTCAACAAGTACTGGCTGCTAGTTATATTCTTTGGATCGTAAGAATATAATGGTCTAGCATTGGTAGCATCTTTACCCAAATCTTTGATAAGCGCTTCTATTGCTGCTTGAGTTGATGGCGATATTGTTGTTGAAGTTGAAGAATCCTGTATAATATGATGTAATgatttttagaataaatttgtgtgtaatgaaattgtgtgtcataaatcaaaattgaaaaatgtacCGATGAATCTGTTGTTGTTTTTTCGGGCAACACATGAGGGATGTTGTGATGAACATTGTCGTCAACGGGTTGGTCCATGATATGTTCATTTAAATCTTGGTGCGACTGATGTGCGTCACCATCCTGAATATgcagttttgaaataaaaactGTTAATATAATTTGTGCTGATACGTAACATTGATAACAATCACATGATACATAGTATTGATTAAATATGAATGATACATGAcagaatataaaatgagaaaaaaaatgatcatgATACAAAGCATTGACTATATGTGCATGATACACAACATACCCACTGTATCATAAACATTACCTTTGGATCAGTGACTATTGGTTCACCCTCATTTACGGCAACACCAACACCATCCACATTGACATCCCCTGCATCGTCGACGATATGATGCTCACCATTTTTACCAGAAAAACCACCACCATCCTCAGCTACACCACCCATATCATCGAGATCAACCGGTATTTGCTGAGATGTTTGTTTGTAAGACTGAAATGTGCTTGTATCAGCCTGAAAATTGATGTTCTCTTTGCTAATAGATTGCATCAGCTGGGAGTGATTtgcttttatcaaaataatcaattccTCAAATTTCTTGTCAACCTAAAAATTGTAGATACATTTAGGataaataaaagtttgtttaaaaattacaaaataatttacttacGTAAGTTTTCAAATATCCTTTCAACTCTTCAATATGAGGAATTATATTGTTGACATTCTGTGAATCTGCATATCCATGAACATGAGCAGCCGGGTTCTGAGAAACGTCTGGAACAGAACCATGTACATCAGCAACCGATTTCGGTGACACTTGTGGAACAGAACCATGTACATCATCAGCATTCGAATGTTGAGGCAGACTTGACATGGAAACATGTACATCATCATCCGGTGTCGGAGACACATTTGATTGATCAGGCTGTTTCTGTTCTGACACcttctttttttgaataatcgatttttttcttctttttggcgGTGGTGGAGGAGAT
Proteins encoded in this region:
- the LOC138349379 gene encoding uncharacterized protein, with amino-acid sequence MCVVSDRNESIMKSVRIVFPDVPYYACIWHLWKNVCGNFKRSRKAISDLFYSMAKAYRKEDFDKLMAKVDRIDHRVKEYLEYAGYEKWSRVHATVNRGRMMTSNIAECINGCLVEARQLTILEFLEEVVPSSEFIFSVYENGRRYIVCFERKVCCCGRFQLDEIPCSHAIAVLKKKNVTDMNPYCSDYYKPDALAKTYEIPMVPMPDKKDWSDPKHVVAETVYPPRYRRSSGRLRKRRRKNADEKISVNTNCCGQCGQEGHNRRTCTFYPKEK
- the LOC138349148 gene encoding uncharacterized protein — protein: MDQYRYTTTHCLFMSHVKNCYDRYYMDDDDDSLTTQEHIDRASIVSVHERSIINIIKGFGIPAALPWHLVDEVYIPINCDQQFHWVLAVVELKNRLIRVFDSSISTRKQTIPHEIKMLSKMLPSYLLDSGFFEENERTNFADCQAYKDNNNGSLLEPQVPFMIEFAQDIPTQESDSLDCGLYVTAFAEYISDQINISYADFNPDYLRQRYGALLWSYGIEKAKCGYVSDNDDPPKSRGVVTPPPEEDLVHIA
- the LOC104647972 gene encoding uncharacterized protein; this encodes MFKDTIFGPFLDISKCNFQGQITKCLLLLELEQSNPNMLHIRHSNGCVLKFGIDDFALLTGLKVRGNTNDFKYPEQTNCMLFKKYFPGAVNSVTKHQLVQRFKMGNWESNQDALQMSILFFIHTFVLASIDNTAISIVDFLMVEDGRYQHFPWGQLSFSKLIGSLRQDFDVSKKLYRLYGMPYALNVWIYECASNLNSEIAVRERNVIPRICNWRVVSEKAKFEMLMSTIFQKNACSNIVPTAEEIEAFDIAQVEHAHSTSIPLVQPNEQDDLDDFSTKPPEQLLRTYSRVSDTSPPPPPKRRKKSIIQKKKVSEQKQPDQSNVSPTPDDDVHVSMSSLPQHSNADDVHGSVPQVSPKSVADVHGSVPDVSQNPAAHVHGYADSQNVNNIIPHIEELKGYLKTYVDKKFEELIILIKANHSQLMQSISKENINFQADTSTFQSYKQTSQQIPVDLDDMGGVAEDGGGFSGKNGEHHIVDDAGDVNVDGVGVAVNEGEPIVTDPKDGDAHQSHQDLNEHIMDQPVDDNVHHNIPHVLPEKTTTDSSDSSTSTTISPSTQAAIEALIKDLGKDATNARPLYSYDPKNITSSQYLLTDSQLPTEIPITGIAVKTDAVTPAHRNRMPSRRIQSPYCTSLGSSEKGKEKLKDMARLHFPFEGCGIADKVSPKLIEDYMNWLLRGLLKNHNNKNPSDDKYRSRSSSFGFTMMDFVVAFPMNKNWFYAMS